From a region of the Zingiber officinale cultivar Zhangliang chromosome 4B, Zo_v1.1, whole genome shotgun sequence genome:
- the LOC121978030 gene encoding phosphatidylinositol 4-phosphate 5-kinase 6-like isoform X1, whose product MYKEISEQQSNGKAWESAVRRAQQQQQSPGFQTGSRRRICPMSADEDSASTSPRSGGGGGGGGDDDSSIAASTEEEEEEEVYNTELVLPSGDCYSGQWAGGVPHGTGKFLWNDGCMYEGEWRRGKITGRGKFSWPSGSNYDGEFKAGFMDGFGIFIGATGDTYWGNWSMNLKHGHGKKSYSNGDYYDGEWRSGLQDGHGRYVWCSGSEYVGQWRAGLIHGRGTLNSANGNRYDGGWDDGFPKDNGNYRWADGSLYVGVWTRDNAGIQQGVYYPSPTATSPAARDPQEAFLADLRESKIAPGETISVFPSQKTLNWSGTEACRSSADRPQRRASADISTRCLPPRRSNGRTHTVSGGDIPVDDADPKLASRPQHRRSWAPPRPPKKQGETITKGHKNYELMLNLQLGIRHAVGKQGPTQPELKSSAFDPKEKVWTKFPSEGSKHTPPHQSCEFKWKDYCPLVFRTLCRLFKVDAADYMLSLCGNDALRELSSPGKSGSFFYLTNDDKYMIKTMKKSEVKVLLRMLPAYYNHVRKFENSLVTKFFGLHCVKLTGAAQKKVRFVIMENLFCSEYAIHRRFDLKGSSHGRVTSKPESEINEYTTLKDLDLNFIFRLQRSWFQEFQRQVDRDCEFLEQERIMDYSLLVGVHFRYSRETAPLSEGGGGGSDSKREVKSQLSKLEKDQSFSDSNRSGPIRLGVNMPCRAELTARTESQLIGEPTGEYYDVVLIFGVIDILQDYDISKKLEHAYKSIQYDPSSISAVDPKQYSRRFRDFIYRAFREAA is encoded by the exons ACTCGTCGATAGCGGCGtcgacagaggaggaggaggaagaggaggtctACAATACCGAGCTTGTCCTTCCCTCCGGCGACTGCTACTCCGGCCAGTGGGCCGGCGGCGTCCCGCACGGCACCGGAAAGTTCCTCTGGAACGACGGGTGCATGTACGAGGGGGAGTGGCGGCGCGGGAAAATCACCGGCCGGGGGAAGTTCTCTTGGCCGTCGGGGTCGAACTACGACGGGGAATTCAAGGCAGGGTTCATGGACGGCTTCGGCATCTTCATCGGCGCCACCGGCGACACCTACTGGGGCAACTGGTCCATGAACCTCAAGCACGGCCACGGCAAGAAGTCCTATTCCAACGGCGACTACTACGACGGCGAGTGGCGCTCCGGTCTCCAGGACGGCCACGGGCGGTACGTGTGGTGCAGCGGGTCGGAGTACGTGGGCCAGTGGCGCGCCGGTCTCATCCACGGCCGCGGGACTCTCAACTCGGCCAACGGCAACCGGTACGACGGCGGCTGGGATGACGGGTTCCCCAAGGACAACGGCAACTACCGGTGGGCGGACGGCAGCCTCTACGTCGGGGTGTGGACCAGGGACAACGCCGGGATCCAGCAAGGCGTGTACTACCCGTCGCCGACGGCGACCTCCCCCGCCGCGCGGGACCCGCAGGAGGCCTTCCTGGCCGACCTGCGCGAGAGCAAGATCGCGCCGGGGGAGACCATCTCGGTGTTCCCCTCGCAGAAGACCCTCAACTGGTCGGGCACCGAGGCGTGCCGGTCGTCGGCCGACAGGCCTCAGCGGCGGGCGTCAGCCGACATCAGCACCCGCTGCTTGCCGCCGAGAAGATCCAACGGCCGGACCCACACCGTGAGCGGCGGCGACATCCCCGTGGACGACGCAGACCCGAAACTCGCCTCCCGGCCGCAGCACCGCCGTTCGTGGGCGCCGCCGCGGCCGCCGAAGAAGCAAGGCGAGACCATCACCAAAGGCCACAAGAACTACGAACTGATGCTCAATCTCCAGCTCGGCATCAG GCATGCGGTCGGCAAACAGGGTCCTACTCAGCCGGAGCTGAAGTCGTCGGCGTTCGACCCCAAGGAAAAGGTCTGGACAAAGTTTCCATCCGAAGGATCAAAGCACACACCTCCACATCAATCTTGTGAGTTCAAGTGGAAAGATTACTGCCCTTTGGTGTTCAG GACCCTTTGCAGGCTGTTCAAAGTAGACGCAGCCGATTACATGTTGTCGCTTTGCGGGAACGACGCACTTCGGGAGCTTTCGTCTCCCGGGAAAAGTGGAAGCTTCTTTTACTTGACGAACGACGATAAATACATGATCAAGACGATGAAGAAATCTGAAGTAAAA GTCCTTTTGAGGATGCTCCCAGCGTACTATAACCATGTGAGGAAGTTCGAGAACAGTTTGGTGACCAAGTTTTTCGGTCTTCACTGTGTGAAGCTAACCGGAGCTGCTCAGAAGAAG GTCCGCTTTGTTATCATGGAGAACTTGTTTTGCTCCGAGTATGCTATCCATAGGCGGTTCGACCTTAAAGGATCATCCCACGGCCGCGTGACCAGCAAGCCTGAATCGGAGATTAACGAGTACACCACCTTGAAGGATCTCGATCTCAACTTCATCTTCAGACTGCAACGTTCTTGGTTTCAAGAGTTCCAAAG GCAAGTCGATAGGGACTGTGAGTTTCTTGAGCAAGAAAGGATCATGGATTATAGTCTTCTAGTCGGGGTGCATTTTCGATACTCCAGAGAGACTGCCCCTCTATCTGAAG gcggcggcggcggcagcgaCAGCAAAAGAGAAGTAAAATCTCAGCTTTCAAAACTAGAGAAGGATCAATCATTTTCTGATTCCAATAG GTCGGGACCAATTCGGTTAGGGGTGAACATGCCTTGTAGGGCTGAATTAACGGCCAGAACCGAGTCTCAACTTATCGGAGAGCCAACAGGGGAATACTATGATGTGGTTCTGATTTTTGGAGTTATAGACATACTGCAAGACTACGATATCAGCAAAAAGCTCGAGCACGCCTACAAGTCGATTCAGTATGATCCGTCCTCCATATCGGCAGTCGACCCGAAACAATACTCTAGGCGCTTTCGGGACTTCATATACAGAGCTTTCCGAGAAGCAGCCTAA
- the LOC121978030 gene encoding phosphatidylinositol 4-phosphate 5-kinase 6-like isoform X3 translates to MYKEISEQQSNGKAWESAVRRAQQQQQSPGFQTGSRRRICPMSADEDSASTSPRSGGGGGGGGDDDSSIAASTEEEEEEEVYNTELVLPSGDCYSGQWAGGVPHGTGKFLWNDGCMYEGEWRRGKITGRGKFSWPSGSNYDGEFKAGFMDGFGIFIGATGDTYWGNWSMNLKHGHGKKSYSNGDYYDGEWRSGLQDGHGRYVWCSGSEYVGQWRAGLIHGRGTLNSANGNRYDGGWDDGFPKDNGNYRWADGSLYVGVWTRDNAGIQQGVYYPSPTATSPAARDPQEAFLADLRESKIAPGETISVFPSQKTLNWSGTEACRSSADRPQRRASADISTRCLPPRRSNGRTHTVSGGDIPVDDADPKLASRPQHRRSWAPPRPPKKQGETITKGHKNYELMLNLQLGIRHAVGKQGPTQPELKSSAFDPKEKVWTKFPSEGSKHTPPHQSCEFKWKDYCPLVFRTLCRLFKVDAADYMLSLCGNDALRELSSPGKSGSFFYLTNDDKYMIKTMKKSEVKVLLRMLPAYYNHVRKFENSLVTKFFGLHCVKLTGAAQKKVRFVIMENLFCSEYAIHRRFDLKGSSHGRVTSKPESEINEYTTLKDLDLNFIFRLQRSWFQEFQRQVDRDCEFLEQERIMDYSLLVGVHFRYSRETAPLSEVKSQLSKLEKDQSFSDSNRSGPIRLGVNMPCRAELTARTESQLIGEPTGEYYDVVLIFGVIDILQDYDISKKLEHAYKSIQYDPSSISAVDPKQYSRRFRDFIYRAFREAA, encoded by the exons ACTCGTCGATAGCGGCGtcgacagaggaggaggaggaagaggaggtctACAATACCGAGCTTGTCCTTCCCTCCGGCGACTGCTACTCCGGCCAGTGGGCCGGCGGCGTCCCGCACGGCACCGGAAAGTTCCTCTGGAACGACGGGTGCATGTACGAGGGGGAGTGGCGGCGCGGGAAAATCACCGGCCGGGGGAAGTTCTCTTGGCCGTCGGGGTCGAACTACGACGGGGAATTCAAGGCAGGGTTCATGGACGGCTTCGGCATCTTCATCGGCGCCACCGGCGACACCTACTGGGGCAACTGGTCCATGAACCTCAAGCACGGCCACGGCAAGAAGTCCTATTCCAACGGCGACTACTACGACGGCGAGTGGCGCTCCGGTCTCCAGGACGGCCACGGGCGGTACGTGTGGTGCAGCGGGTCGGAGTACGTGGGCCAGTGGCGCGCCGGTCTCATCCACGGCCGCGGGACTCTCAACTCGGCCAACGGCAACCGGTACGACGGCGGCTGGGATGACGGGTTCCCCAAGGACAACGGCAACTACCGGTGGGCGGACGGCAGCCTCTACGTCGGGGTGTGGACCAGGGACAACGCCGGGATCCAGCAAGGCGTGTACTACCCGTCGCCGACGGCGACCTCCCCCGCCGCGCGGGACCCGCAGGAGGCCTTCCTGGCCGACCTGCGCGAGAGCAAGATCGCGCCGGGGGAGACCATCTCGGTGTTCCCCTCGCAGAAGACCCTCAACTGGTCGGGCACCGAGGCGTGCCGGTCGTCGGCCGACAGGCCTCAGCGGCGGGCGTCAGCCGACATCAGCACCCGCTGCTTGCCGCCGAGAAGATCCAACGGCCGGACCCACACCGTGAGCGGCGGCGACATCCCCGTGGACGACGCAGACCCGAAACTCGCCTCCCGGCCGCAGCACCGCCGTTCGTGGGCGCCGCCGCGGCCGCCGAAGAAGCAAGGCGAGACCATCACCAAAGGCCACAAGAACTACGAACTGATGCTCAATCTCCAGCTCGGCATCAG GCATGCGGTCGGCAAACAGGGTCCTACTCAGCCGGAGCTGAAGTCGTCGGCGTTCGACCCCAAGGAAAAGGTCTGGACAAAGTTTCCATCCGAAGGATCAAAGCACACACCTCCACATCAATCTTGTGAGTTCAAGTGGAAAGATTACTGCCCTTTGGTGTTCAG GACCCTTTGCAGGCTGTTCAAAGTAGACGCAGCCGATTACATGTTGTCGCTTTGCGGGAACGACGCACTTCGGGAGCTTTCGTCTCCCGGGAAAAGTGGAAGCTTCTTTTACTTGACGAACGACGATAAATACATGATCAAGACGATGAAGAAATCTGAAGTAAAA GTCCTTTTGAGGATGCTCCCAGCGTACTATAACCATGTGAGGAAGTTCGAGAACAGTTTGGTGACCAAGTTTTTCGGTCTTCACTGTGTGAAGCTAACCGGAGCTGCTCAGAAGAAG GTCCGCTTTGTTATCATGGAGAACTTGTTTTGCTCCGAGTATGCTATCCATAGGCGGTTCGACCTTAAAGGATCATCCCACGGCCGCGTGACCAGCAAGCCTGAATCGGAGATTAACGAGTACACCACCTTGAAGGATCTCGATCTCAACTTCATCTTCAGACTGCAACGTTCTTGGTTTCAAGAGTTCCAAAG GCAAGTCGATAGGGACTGTGAGTTTCTTGAGCAAGAAAGGATCATGGATTATAGTCTTCTAGTCGGGGTGCATTTTCGATACTCCAGAGAGACTGCCCCTCTATCTGAAG TAAAATCTCAGCTTTCAAAACTAGAGAAGGATCAATCATTTTCTGATTCCAATAG GTCGGGACCAATTCGGTTAGGGGTGAACATGCCTTGTAGGGCTGAATTAACGGCCAGAACCGAGTCTCAACTTATCGGAGAGCCAACAGGGGAATACTATGATGTGGTTCTGATTTTTGGAGTTATAGACATACTGCAAGACTACGATATCAGCAAAAAGCTCGAGCACGCCTACAAGTCGATTCAGTATGATCCGTCCTCCATATCGGCAGTCGACCCGAAACAATACTCTAGGCGCTTTCGGGACTTCATATACAGAGCTTTCCGAGAAGCAGCCTAA
- the LOC121978030 gene encoding phosphatidylinositol 4-phosphate 5-kinase 6-like isoform X2, with protein sequence MYKEISEQQSNGKAWESAVRRAQQQQQSPGFQTGSRRRICPMSADEDSASTSPRSGGGGGGGGDDDSSIAASTEEEEEEEVYNTELVLPSGDCYSGQWAGGVPHGTGKFLWNDGCMYEGEWRRGKITGRGKFSWPSGSNYDGEFKAGFMDGFGIFIGATGDTYWGNWSMNLKHGHGKKSYSNGDYYDGEWRSGLQDGHGRYVWCSGSEYVGQWRAGLIHGRGTLNSANGNRYDGGWDDGFPKDNGNYRWADGSLYVGVWTRDNAGIQQGVYYPSPTATSPAARDPQEAFLADLRESKIAPGETISVFPSQKTLNWSGTEACRSSADRPQRRASADISTRCLPPRRSNGRTHTVSGGDIPVDDADPKLASRPQHRRSWAPPRPPKKQGETITKGHKNYELMLNLQLGIRHAVGKQGPTQPELKSSAFDPKEKVWTKFPSEGSKHTPPHQSCEFKWKDYCPLVFRTLCRLFKVDAADYMLSLCGNDALRELSSPGKSGSFFYLTNDDKYMIKTMKKSEVKVLLRMLPAYYNHVRKFENSLVTKFFGLHCVKLTGAAQKKVRFVIMENLFCSEYAIHRRFDLKGSSHGRVTSKPESEINEYTTLKDLDLNFIFRLQRSWFQEFQRQVDRDCEFLEQERIMDYSLLVGVHFRYSRETAPLSEEVKSQLSKLEKDQSFSDSNRSGPIRLGVNMPCRAELTARTESQLIGEPTGEYYDVVLIFGVIDILQDYDISKKLEHAYKSIQYDPSSISAVDPKQYSRRFRDFIYRAFREAA encoded by the exons ACTCGTCGATAGCGGCGtcgacagaggaggaggaggaagaggaggtctACAATACCGAGCTTGTCCTTCCCTCCGGCGACTGCTACTCCGGCCAGTGGGCCGGCGGCGTCCCGCACGGCACCGGAAAGTTCCTCTGGAACGACGGGTGCATGTACGAGGGGGAGTGGCGGCGCGGGAAAATCACCGGCCGGGGGAAGTTCTCTTGGCCGTCGGGGTCGAACTACGACGGGGAATTCAAGGCAGGGTTCATGGACGGCTTCGGCATCTTCATCGGCGCCACCGGCGACACCTACTGGGGCAACTGGTCCATGAACCTCAAGCACGGCCACGGCAAGAAGTCCTATTCCAACGGCGACTACTACGACGGCGAGTGGCGCTCCGGTCTCCAGGACGGCCACGGGCGGTACGTGTGGTGCAGCGGGTCGGAGTACGTGGGCCAGTGGCGCGCCGGTCTCATCCACGGCCGCGGGACTCTCAACTCGGCCAACGGCAACCGGTACGACGGCGGCTGGGATGACGGGTTCCCCAAGGACAACGGCAACTACCGGTGGGCGGACGGCAGCCTCTACGTCGGGGTGTGGACCAGGGACAACGCCGGGATCCAGCAAGGCGTGTACTACCCGTCGCCGACGGCGACCTCCCCCGCCGCGCGGGACCCGCAGGAGGCCTTCCTGGCCGACCTGCGCGAGAGCAAGATCGCGCCGGGGGAGACCATCTCGGTGTTCCCCTCGCAGAAGACCCTCAACTGGTCGGGCACCGAGGCGTGCCGGTCGTCGGCCGACAGGCCTCAGCGGCGGGCGTCAGCCGACATCAGCACCCGCTGCTTGCCGCCGAGAAGATCCAACGGCCGGACCCACACCGTGAGCGGCGGCGACATCCCCGTGGACGACGCAGACCCGAAACTCGCCTCCCGGCCGCAGCACCGCCGTTCGTGGGCGCCGCCGCGGCCGCCGAAGAAGCAAGGCGAGACCATCACCAAAGGCCACAAGAACTACGAACTGATGCTCAATCTCCAGCTCGGCATCAG GCATGCGGTCGGCAAACAGGGTCCTACTCAGCCGGAGCTGAAGTCGTCGGCGTTCGACCCCAAGGAAAAGGTCTGGACAAAGTTTCCATCCGAAGGATCAAAGCACACACCTCCACATCAATCTTGTGAGTTCAAGTGGAAAGATTACTGCCCTTTGGTGTTCAG GACCCTTTGCAGGCTGTTCAAAGTAGACGCAGCCGATTACATGTTGTCGCTTTGCGGGAACGACGCACTTCGGGAGCTTTCGTCTCCCGGGAAAAGTGGAAGCTTCTTTTACTTGACGAACGACGATAAATACATGATCAAGACGATGAAGAAATCTGAAGTAAAA GTCCTTTTGAGGATGCTCCCAGCGTACTATAACCATGTGAGGAAGTTCGAGAACAGTTTGGTGACCAAGTTTTTCGGTCTTCACTGTGTGAAGCTAACCGGAGCTGCTCAGAAGAAG GTCCGCTTTGTTATCATGGAGAACTTGTTTTGCTCCGAGTATGCTATCCATAGGCGGTTCGACCTTAAAGGATCATCCCACGGCCGCGTGACCAGCAAGCCTGAATCGGAGATTAACGAGTACACCACCTTGAAGGATCTCGATCTCAACTTCATCTTCAGACTGCAACGTTCTTGGTTTCAAGAGTTCCAAAG GCAAGTCGATAGGGACTGTGAGTTTCTTGAGCAAGAAAGGATCATGGATTATAGTCTTCTAGTCGGGGTGCATTTTCGATACTCCAGAGAGACTGCCCCTCTATCTGAAG AAGTAAAATCTCAGCTTTCAAAACTAGAGAAGGATCAATCATTTTCTGATTCCAATAG GTCGGGACCAATTCGGTTAGGGGTGAACATGCCTTGTAGGGCTGAATTAACGGCCAGAACCGAGTCTCAACTTATCGGAGAGCCAACAGGGGAATACTATGATGTGGTTCTGATTTTTGGAGTTATAGACATACTGCAAGACTACGATATCAGCAAAAAGCTCGAGCACGCCTACAAGTCGATTCAGTATGATCCGTCCTCCATATCGGCAGTCGACCCGAAACAATACTCTAGGCGCTTTCGGGACTTCATATACAGAGCTTTCCGAGAAGCAGCCTAA